The genomic interval GAATTGCTGGTCCTGTACTGGACCTGATTCAACAAGACTGGGACCTTCGTAATGTTCTCCCTGAACCGTCAGGCGTACCCGGGTTTGCTGGAGAGGAAGGTCTTCAAGATTAATGGTCATGATGTAGGTATAAGAATCGGCACTCGAAGGGCTGGAATCACTGGAACCAAATATCGAAACGCCAGAATCATGATGGTGGGAGCGGGATCTGTGCGAACGTCGGGGACGGTGGGAGCGTCGATTATCGTTTTCATCATCCTGATCTTCACCTTCATCGTCATTATCAAATGCATCAAACATCCACGCAATAAAAAGACCTACAACGGCCATGGTTCCTGCTATCAAACAGAAAGTCCCAACATCACTCTCGAGGCTCTCTTCAGCAACTGTTTCACGACTTATGGGTGCCAGGAGGTGTTCGGATGTCCTACTGGCAGTCATGAGTCCCAGATCCATGTCCACATTGCCCATGGTGTAGTGCATTTCCTGGAGGACAAGACTTGCGGCTTTGGCCACTTCTTCTGGAGACCCGTTGAAATCCCTGGTCTGAAGTATCTTGGCTTGCTCTGGAGCGAGTTCAACGGGTCTATTAGCGCATCCAGATATTGCTACGGATAAGTAAATAATGAGCAGCCAGCTGGCTCCTCTTGAGTAGCGATTGACAACTGATGTTTCCATAGTTTATTTCCCTTCCACTTCCAAAAGTCAGGATTTGTTCCCCCAGGGGACTTATTTTTCTGCTTTACACCCTTAGCTTACGTCTTAATTTGATATTAGCAAAGAATAATTATTACAAAATATTATGGATTGGTACGCTTATGTATAAAAAAAATGTCGTGTTCATATGTATGCTACTGGTGTTAATAAGTTGTTCGCCGGATAATAAGGGGGTTGCAGTCGAGGAGGAATTTCAAATGCATGATTTTGATAAATTATGGAACTACAATAACCCTGGTGAGACAGAGCAGAAATTCAGGGAGATACTGGACAATACAACTGAGCAGGAGGACCCTGGATATGAACTGGAGTTGCGAACACAAATTGCCCGATCCCTGAGTCTTCAGCAAAAATTTGAAGATGCCCATAAATTATTGGATCAAATTGAATCTGAATTAAAACCTGAATTTCCCATTGCCAAGATTCGCTATTTACTGGAACGGGGGAGGACTCTTAATTCATCTGGAAAGCAGGAAGAATCATTGCCTCTTTTTCTGGAAGCCTGGGAAGCAGGTCTTGATGTAAAAGCTGACTTTTATGCAGTGGATGCAGCCCACATGCTGGGCATTGCAGCGCTGCAGGATCAGCAATTGCTCTGGAATGAAAAGGCAATGGATCTAGCGGAAAAAAGCCTGGATAAAAGAGCACAGGGGTGGTTGGGATCTCTATACAACAATATTGGCTGGACCTACCATGATATGCAGGAATTTGATAAGGCCATGGCCGTTTTCCTGAAGGCCCTCAAATGGCGTGAAGCCCATGAACAGATTATTGAGACCCAGATTGCAAAGTGGTGTGTAGCCAGAACCCATCGTTCATTAGGAAACGTTGATAAGGCCCTGGTAATGCAATATGAGCTTGAAAAAGAAATGTTGGCAGCGGGGCAAGATGAAGATGGTTATGTCTCAGAGGAGATTGCAGAGTGTCTCACCCTTCAGGGTAAACCAGAAGAAGCGGCTCCTTATTTTATGAAAGCCTGGACAATACTGTCGCAGGATATCTGGCTGAAAAAGAATGAGGTGGAGCGTCTGGAGAGATTAAAGACTCTGGGAGAGAAGACATTCTAGTGTCTCAGGATCTCAGCCCTTGATCCTTCTCATAGATAATTACGATTCTTTTACCTATAACCTCTATCAACAGGTATCCGGTTTTGGACAGGAGGTCATTGTTGAAAAGAATGATGGCCTTTCCCTGGATACTATTGCTGCTCTAAAACCAGAGCGGATCATTCTCAGCCCGGGACCCAAAACCCCGGCAGACTCAGGTATCTGTATTCCCCTTATTAAAAGATTCTCTGAAATAGTTCCAATCCTGGGAATCTGTCTGGGGCACCAATGCCTGGCAGTTGCCTATGGGCAATCCGTCATCCCTGCACAACGACTCGTTTATGGAAAAACTACCACCATAACTACAAATGGTTCAAGGATCATGGCTGATCTGGATGCATCCTTTGAGGTCGCGCGGTATCACTCTCTGGTTATAGACGAAGTGCCCAAAGGCTTTTTAGCCACTTCCCATGATGCTACTGGCGACATCATGTCTATTGAACATGAACAATTACCTCTCTTTGGTCTGCAATTTCATCCTGAATCCTTTTTAATGATGAATACAGGAAATCGTATCATCCAAAAATTCCTGGAACTTTGATATGAGCAAGGAACAACTCTGGTTGCAGGTTACCAATACAGGTGACACCTGTTTTAGAACAGATGGTGATGGCACATCCATGTGGCGTGATCTCCTGGCATTTCAACCCGCCTCAAGCTTCATTCTCAACGATATTGAGAACCTTCCAGCTCTTGAGGACTTTCTGGGAATGAATGGAGATAAGCTTTGTGGGGGCTATTTCAGCTATGACCTGGGAATGGCGCTTCAGGGTGTGGTCAGTCAGCACAAGAGACAAGTTCCACTGGCAGTCATCCATGCTTATGATAAATGGGTTGAGTACCAGCAAGGCCAACCTGACTACGTGGGATTCGACCCTTCAGGATTTGAGAATATAGATTCACCCTCAGACTTGTCTTCGCCCATTGAATTCACATCAAGTATTTCAAAATCAAGGTATGCAAATATCATCCATCGAATCCAGGAATACATCCGTGCAGGTGATTTTTATCAGCTCAACTATACCCAACAACTGACTGGGAAGACCGATAACACCATATCATATGCAGCCATGTTAAAAAAGCATCCTGCCGCCTATGCACTGGCCATGGAATTTGGTGGCTTCAAGATTCATTCACTCTCGCCGGAGTTATTTCTACATCATAGGAATGGGATTTTAACGACGGAGCCCATTAAGGGCACCAGACCCCGTGGAACCACCCAACAGGAAGATGATGCCCGACGCCAGGAGTTGATGAGTAGTGAAAAGGAACAGGCTGAATTATTCATGATTACTGATCTCCTCAGGAATGATCTGGGCAAGGTCAGCGAGGTTGGCAGTATTTCGCTTGAAGCAGTCAAGGATATGAGAAAACTCCCCAAAGTCTGGCATACCTATTCCAGAATATCAGGACGGCTTAAGCAAGGTCTTAAACCCGTTGACGCCCTGCTTTCCATGCTGCCTGGTGGATCCATTACAGGTTGCCCCAAAAAACATGCGATGGAAATTATCGATGAATTAGAAGATTCTTCCAGGGGGATATATACGGGATCATTGGGCTATTTTCATCCTGATGGAGAGTTCAGTTTCAATATTGCTATTCGAACCCTGGTTCAGCAGGATTCGAAAATATCCCTGGGCTCAGGCGGGGGAATAACCATTGATTCTATCTGGCTGGAGGAGTGGGAAGAACTCATGGTGAAAGCCTCAACCTTTCTGTAATCTCACATTCCAATATTGAACAATCGCTTTATTCTCCTCCTTGTAACTTGCTTTCAGGGAATGCACCCATAGATTTCATCCATAAAAAATTTGAGGGGATATCATGCATAGATCAACAAAAGCACTCATACTCATCTTGTGCCTCTCCATGGCCGTCGAAGCACAGATGTGGCAACAAAATGATCTGATTTTCAACCCCAGTGGTGTACCCTCCTTACCGTTCTCACAACCACGATTTGCCGATCTTGACAATGATCTGGATCTGGACATGATCCTGGGAAATATCAGTGGTCCCCCTTTGTATTTTGAAAACACAGGGTCCGTTACTTCACCTCAGTTTCAGCCAGGTGCTGATCTCTTCAATTCAGTAGAGGAATTGGATTGTGAAATTGGGGTCTGCATAGATCTGGATGCTGACGATGATCTGGATTTCGTAAGTGGGGGATACAGGGGTTTACAGCTATACGAAAACACAGGTACACCTGAAGTTGCCATATTCGAAAAGGTGGATGGATTTTTCGACGGATTGAGTCTGGCTGCCAATCCCGTTCCGCATTTTGCTGATATGGATAATGATGGTGATATGGTAATTGGGCTTAGTGAATCAGGAGCAGTGGAATACTATCAAAACTATGGTACGCCTGAGGCAGCCATCTTTCTTGGCGGAACCCAGGAATCGTGGTTTGATGTGGGTCTATACGCCTATCCCTGGTTTTCCGATCTGGATGCTGATGGGGATACTGATCTTCTGGTAGGTCGTGATGGCTATGGATTCTATTATTATCAAAACGTAGGAACCAATACCAACTGGACATGGATTCAGACAATTTCTCAGTTCTCTGGACTTGGACAATCAACCTACTGGAATTCACCCTGTCTGGTGGATCTGACCGGTGATGGCAAGCAGGATCTGGTCCACGGTACTGCCTCCGGTCCACTCAGGTATTATCGCAATACAGGAACACTTGCACAGGCTTCATGGTCAGAGGTGACATCACTTTTTGGCGGGGTCATGGATGTGGGTGGTGCCAGCAACCCGATCTTTATTGATTTTGATGATGATGGTGATCTCGATCTACTCAGCGGCAGTCAAATGGGTGACATAAAATATTATGAAAATACAGGAAATGCTTCAGGACCCGCCTGGACGCCTAACCATTCTCGTTTCAGTAGTATTGATCACTCAATTTATTCTGCAGTCGCAGCCGGTGATCTGAATGCTGACGGTGAGGTTGATCTCGTCGTAGGAGATCTTAGCGGCAATCTTTATTACCATAGAAATACAGGGACCAGTTTTGTCTTAGAATCTGCTGAATTTTCCGGAATCAATGTAGGCGGGTGGTCCAGTCCCCGCTTATACGATACAGACCAGGATGGTGATCTGGACTTGTGTGTAGGAAGGGAGGACGGGCAAATTTCATATTATGAAAATTCGGGAACCGT from Candidatus Neomarinimicrobiota bacterium carries:
- a CDS encoding aminodeoxychorismate/anthranilate synthase component II, with protein sequence MILLIDNYDSFTYNLYQQVSGFGQEVIVEKNDGLSLDTIAALKPERIILSPGPKTPADSGICIPLIKRFSEIVPILGICLGHQCLAVAYGQSVIPAQRLVYGKTTTITTNGSRIMADLDASFEVARYHSLVIDEVPKGFLATSHDATGDIMSIEHEQLPLFGLQFHPESFLMMNTGNRIIQKFLEL
- a CDS encoding tetratricopeptide repeat protein — protein: MHDFDKLWNYNNPGETEQKFREILDNTTEQEDPGYELELRTQIARSLSLQQKFEDAHKLLDQIESELKPEFPIAKIRYLLERGRTLNSSGKQEESLPLFLEAWEAGLDVKADFYAVDAAHMLGIAALQDQQLLWNEKAMDLAEKSLDKRAQGWLGSLYNNIGWTYHDMQEFDKAMAVFLKALKWREAHEQIIETQIAKWCVARTHRSLGNVDKALVMQYELEKEMLAAGQDEDGYVSEEIAECLTLQGKPEEAAPYFMKAWTILSQDIWLKKNEVERLERLKTLGEKTF
- a CDS encoding T9SS type A sorting domain-containing protein; amino-acid sequence: MHRSTKALILILCLSMAVEAQMWQQNDLIFNPSGVPSLPFSQPRFADLDNDLDLDMILGNISGPPLYFENTGSVTSPQFQPGADLFNSVEELDCEIGVCIDLDADDDLDFVSGGYRGLQLYENTGTPEVAIFEKVDGFFDGLSLAANPVPHFADMDNDGDMVIGLSESGAVEYYQNYGTPEAAIFLGGTQESWFDVGLYAYPWFSDLDADGDTDLLVGRDGYGFYYYQNVGTNTNWTWIQTISQFSGLGQSTYWNSPCLVDLTGDGKQDLVHGTASGPLRYYRNTGTLAQASWSEVTSLFGGVMDVGGASNPIFIDFDDDGDLDLLSGSQMGDIKYYENTGNASGPAWTPNHSRFSSIDHSIYSAVAAGDLNADGEVDLVVGDLSGNLYYHRNTGTSFVLESAEFSGINVGGWSSPRLYDTDQDGDLDLCVGREDGQISYYENSGTVLDAIWTEDATFFIGLDIGSNAVLTLGDINLDGILDMLVGKSFRAVTYFSYEHGTWVEYPDSLSGFSFGQNAAPALADLNGDGDLDLAVGNYEGTFSYFENLNAVSVGEDVYRPNTATLHTAYPNPFNPAVTIRYELDDVMNISITIYDLRGTRIKTLLDESQAFGTHEVEWTGLNGQGLQVEAGVYLVVLEEGGISQTQKITYLK
- a CDS encoding anthranilate synthase component I family protein; translation: MSKEQLWLQVTNTGDTCFRTDGDGTSMWRDLLAFQPASSFILNDIENLPALEDFLGMNGDKLCGGYFSYDLGMALQGVVSQHKRQVPLAVIHAYDKWVEYQQGQPDYVGFDPSGFENIDSPSDLSSPIEFTSSISKSRYANIIHRIQEYIRAGDFYQLNYTQQLTGKTDNTISYAAMLKKHPAAYALAMEFGGFKIHSLSPELFLHHRNGILTTEPIKGTRPRGTTQQEDDARRQELMSSEKEQAELFMITDLLRNDLGKVSEVGSISLEAVKDMRKLPKVWHTYSRISGRLKQGLKPVDALLSMLPGGSITGCPKKHAMEIIDELEDSSRGIYTGSLGYFHPDGEFSFNIAIRTLVQQDSKISLGSGGGITIDSIWLEEWEELMVKASTFL